ACCCTCGAGATTTTCTGTATAGATGAACAGCGAACAAGCGTTGATAAAAGGTTCCGGCGTTTTCTTTTCACCAAACCCGTACACTTTCAGTCCGTTGGTCAAAATCCGCATGACGATGGGAGTGAAATCGCTGTCGCTGGTCATAAACGCAAAGGCGTCCAGCTGCTGCGTGTAGAGCAAATCCATCGCATCGATAATCATCGCGGCGTCGGTGGCGTTCTTCCCTGCCGTATAGGCGAATTGTTGAATCGGTTTGATCGCAAACGGATAGAGTTGCTCTTCCCAGCCTTTCATATTGCTGCTTTTCCAGTTCCCATACGCGCGACGAATGTTGGTCACGCCGTATTTGGCCAGCTCGTTGAGAACGCCCTTGATCGCACGGTAGCTCACATTATCGCAGTCGATCAACAGAGCGATTTTTTGTTCTTTTTCCATTTCACGATCCTGTCGTCAGCTTTAGGTCTGTTTAGTTCACGATGTACGGCTTTCTGCCGCATCAATATAGACTTTTAACGATTCGCGTTCAAGTTGTTTATCAAAGCGCTGCCGGATCATCCGGGCAGCCGAATAAACCCGCGGGCAAGGAACCTGGTTAAATGGAAATACGATCGGAGAACAGCCGGAGTCGGCAGGCTCCCCCGGCTTCTGCTTCCGGCGTTCCGACGCGCCGCGACGGCCGTAAGAGCTAAGCGGATGGCGGCTTCACCCGACGCCGCTCATCATTTTATTTGTATTTAGGCCTTTATTTTTCTACCCTTTAAATCTTAAAAGCCACAAACGTCACGCTGATTGACAAGGAGAAAAACCGCTTATGAACAATAGAAAAATCGCACTCACGTTCCTTCTTCTGGGATCGCTGATTGCCGGAAGCACCGCCAAACAATCTATATACAATGTACTGGATTACGGCGCACGGGGAGACGACAAGACC
This genomic interval from bacterium contains the following:
- a CDS encoding NYN domain-containing protein translates to MEKEQKIALLIDCDNVSYRAIKGVLNELAKYGVTNIRRAYGNWKSSNMKGWEEQLYPFAIKPIQQFAYTAGKNATDAAMIIDAMDLLYTQQLDAFAFMTSDSDFTPIVMRILTNGLKVYGFGEKKTPEPFINACSLFIYTENLEGMDEEPEKADRKRKDVKRSSKELRGESGLVNLLRMAVEQTAEDDGWSHLGRVGQYISNNTSVSPINYGYKKWSEIIRVSDLFEIEMRNNNSVMYIKSKRKQAPGAR